The genomic DNA CGCGCCGCGCGCCGCCGCGCCGGCGCCGGCCGCCGCGGACGCCCGGCGCAAGCCGACGCCGCCCGAGAAGACCCACGCCGAGGAGTACTACTTCGTCAAGCAGATGAACGCGAAGACCCCGATGGTCGTCGCGCTCGTGGACGGCGAGGTCCTGCGCGGCTGGATCGAGTGGTACGACGAAGAGTGCGTCAAGCTGAACCGCACGGACGCGCCGAACCTGCTGCTCTACAAGCGGCACGTCAAGTACATCTACAAGGATCCCGAGGCCCCGGCGGCGGAATGAAGACCCGGGGCGAGCAG from bacterium includes the following:
- a CDS encoding RNA chaperone Hfq, producing the protein APRAAAPAPAAADARRKPTPPEKTHAEEYYFVKQMNAKTPMVVALVDGEVLRGWIEWYDEECVKLNRTDAPNLLLYKRHVKYIYKDPEAPAAE